In Candidatus Eremiobacterota bacterium, one genomic interval encodes:
- a CDS encoding DUF2442 domain-containing protein yields the protein MLTRVRKVKYLKEYKLLISFTDGSEKVFDMMRCIEKGGVFTPLRDIEYFKRVSVNPESRTIEWPNGVDICPDTLYKDGTELKSAKKKASA from the coding sequence ATGCTCACAAGAGTGAGAAAAGTCAAATATCTCAAGGAGTACAAACTGCTCATCTCGTTTACTGATGGCAGTGAGAAAGTCTTTGATATGATGCGGTGTATTGAGAAGGGCGGAGTATTTACCCCTCTCAGGGATATCGAGTATTTCAAAAGGGTCTCTGTGAATCCTGAATCCAGGACGATAGAATGGCCGAATGGCGTGGATATCTGTCCCGATACGCTTTATAAGGATGGGACGGAATTAAAATCAGCAAAGAAAAAAGCATCTGCCTGA
- a CDS encoding glycosyltransferase, protein MFDLVIESLFTLSVGLIWFMIAYQLLLSFTGYLYALTARKDREKIDRLHREGKFTYPFISIMVPAHNEEKVIEKTVRDILALDYPADKMELLVINDSSTDRTGELLEKLRESEPRLRILHTTPDIGGRGKSRALNLGMKEVKGDLIAIYDADNRPEKNALRYLAATMELRPGLGAALGMFRCINRGANLLTRFINIEGIGFQWIVQAGRWKLMRLSTLPGTNFVVRRELMEELGGWDEDALTEDSELSIRIYQKGMRIAFIPYSVTWEQEPQSMKIWYKQRRRWVRGNNYVLWKFLKELPRFRSKALALELLYTLSLYYIFLLAVIFSDLVFILGVTGIWNISLLGPFSLVWALGYLLFILEVFLTLSFEGEDSLSHLFLIALSYFTYCQAWIVVVISAIWQDITGVKRTWIKTERVSENQEAGEEDKRHKAANR, encoded by the coding sequence GTGTTTGATCTCGTGATTGAATCACTATTTACCCTCTCCGTAGGGCTCATATGGTTCATGATAGCCTATCAGCTCCTCCTCTCCTTCACGGGGTATCTTTATGCACTGACGGCAAGGAAGGACCGCGAGAAAATCGACAGGCTCCACAGGGAAGGGAAATTTACTTATCCCTTTATCTCGATCATGGTGCCTGCCCACAACGAGGAGAAAGTCATAGAGAAGACCGTGAGAGATATCCTGGCACTCGACTATCCCGCGGACAAAATGGAGCTCCTTGTGATAAACGACTCATCGACAGACAGGACAGGGGAGCTCCTGGAAAAGCTCCGTGAGAGCGAGCCGCGCCTCAGGATCCTCCACACCACTCCCGACATCGGCGGCAGAGGAAAATCAAGGGCCCTCAACCTGGGGATGAAGGAGGTGAAGGGCGATCTGATCGCCATATATGACGCCGACAACAGGCCTGAGAAAAATGCCCTCCGCTACCTGGCGGCCACCATGGAGCTCCGTCCCGGGCTGGGGGCGGCCCTCGGGATGTTTCGCTGCATCAACAGGGGCGCGAACCTCCTCACGCGGTTCATCAACATAGAGGGAATCGGCTTCCAGTGGATTGTCCAGGCAGGGCGCTGGAAGCTCATGCGCCTCTCGACGCTCCCGGGCACCAACTTCGTCGTGCGCCGGGAGCTGATGGAAGAGCTGGGCGGATGGGATGAAGATGCCCTCACGGAAGACTCGGAGCTTTCAATCCGGATCTACCAGAAAGGGATGCGCATCGCCTTCATTCCCTATTCGGTGACCTGGGAGCAGGAGCCCCAGTCGATGAAAATATGGTACAAGCAGAGAAGAAGGTGGGTGCGGGGAAACAACTACGTCCTCTGGAAGTTCCTGAAGGAGCTGCCGCGCTTCCGCTCAAAGGCCCTGGCTCTCGAGCTACTCTACACCCTCTCGCTCTATTACATATTCCTGCTTGCGGTCATTTTCTCCGATCTGGTCTTCATTCTCGGCGTCACAGGGATATGGAACATCAGCCTCCTGGGGCCCTTCTCCCTGGTATGGGCCCTGGGGTATCTCCTCTTTATCCTGGAAGTCTTTCTCACGCTCTCCTTCGAGGGTGAGGACTCGCTGAGCCACCTTTTCCTCATAGCCCTCTCTTACTTCACTTATTGCCAGGCCTGGATCGTGGTGGTCATATCGGCAATATGGCAGGACATCACAGGCGTCAAGCGCACATGGATCAAGACAGAAAGGGTTTCAGAGAATCAGGAGGCCGGTGAGGAAGATAAGCGGCATAAAGCAGCGAATAGATAA
- the thrC gene encoding threonine synthase, translated as MKSDTTHALSSPYRGVIDRYRQFLPVSEKTPVITLREGNTPLIRAFSLEKLIAGSRVYLKYEGLNPTGSFKDRGMTLAISKAVEAGHKAVICASTGNTSASAAAYASRASIVCAVLIPDNAIALGKLAQALIYGAKVIALKGNFDQALSLVKEISSKYPYTLVNSLNEHRIEGQKTSAFEICDELGDAPDYLFIPVGNAGNITAYWRGFREYHSKGHSTRLPRMMGFQAEGAAPIVRGHVVEKPETRATAIRIGNPARWEEAAAAGKDSGGVIDMVSEKEIFDAYKLLATSEGVFVEPASAASVAGLLRYAREGKIPEGSTIVCVNTGHGLKDPDAAIKESAAPAVCPDSLEKVLEALAK; from the coding sequence ATGAAATCTGATACCACGCATGCTCTTTCTTCCCCATACCGCGGCGTCATTGACCGCTACCGGCAATTTCTCCCCGTGAGCGAGAAGACTCCCGTCATTACTCTGAGAGAGGGGAATACCCCCCTGATCAGGGCTTTCTCCCTGGAAAAGCTCATCGCGGGATCAAGGGTGTACCTGAAATACGAGGGCCTCAATCCCACGGGAAGCTTCAAGGACAGGGGGATGACGCTGGCGATCAGCAAGGCCGTCGAGGCGGGCCACAAGGCCGTCATCTGCGCCTCAACGGGAAACACTTCAGCCTCAGCGGCGGCCTATGCCTCAAGGGCATCTATCGTATGCGCCGTGCTGATCCCTGACAATGCCATAGCGCTGGGCAAGCTCGCCCAGGCGCTCATTTACGGAGCAAAGGTTATTGCCCTCAAGGGGAACTTTGACCAGGCTCTCTCTCTTGTAAAGGAAATCTCTTCAAAATATCCCTACACCCTGGTGAACTCCCTCAACGAGCACCGCATCGAGGGCCAGAAAACATCTGCCTTCGAGATATGCGACGAACTCGGTGACGCTCCCGACTACCTCTTCATTCCCGTGGGCAATGCAGGGAATATCACCGCTTACTGGCGGGGATTCCGTGAATATCACTCAAAAGGCCACAGCACCAGGCTCCCCAGAATGATGGGATTCCAGGCCGAAGGCGCCGCACCCATCGTGCGGGGCCACGTGGTGGAGAAGCCGGAGACAAGGGCCACCGCCATACGCATAGGCAACCCCGCACGGTGGGAGGAAGCGGCGGCGGCAGGGAAAGACTCCGGCGGCGTGATTGACATGGTGAGCGAGAAGGAGATCTTTGACGCTTACAAGCTCCTCGCCACTTCCGAGGGAGTCTTTGTCGAGCCCGCATCGGCGGCCTCGGTGGCAGGGCTTCTCCGGTACGCCCGCGAAGGGAAGATCCCGGAAGGAAGCACCATTGTCTGCGTGAACACGGGCCACGGCCTCAAGGATCCCGATGCCGCGATAAAGGAGAGCGCGGCGCCCGCGGTGTGCCCCGATAGCTTAGAGAAGGTCCTGGAGGCCCTGGCGAAGTAG
- a CDS encoding DUF4160 domain-containing protein, producing MPEISRFYGIVIRMFYEDHNPPHFHAIYGKQEAMISISELRILEGRISKRALLMTLEWAIQYREALMESWQLAMNSQPLKSIPPLK from the coding sequence ATGCCGGAAATAAGCAGATTTTACGGGATAGTGATAAGAATGTTTTACGAGGATCACAATCCCCCTCACTTTCATGCAATTTATGGAAAACAGGAAGCCATGATTTCAATATCTGAGCTGAGAATTCTTGAGGGCAGAATTTCTAAGAGAGCGCTCTTAATGACTCTGGAATGGGCGATACAGTATCGTGAAGCCCTTATGGAGAGCTGGCAGCTCGCAATGAACAGTCAGCCGCTGAAAAGCATTCCGCCGCTCAAATAG
- a CDS encoding DUF2334 domain-containing protein has protein sequence MLAYRRTTRALCMILIIGAALFLMGAAPRKKALIIVERGSPGRIYGIHLVNLLGHFNVPSVLLEAGSYRKGTLQGYPLAFLVNSTADKALPEALLDDCASYRGKFFWIGEGLASFNSREGVKKIIEPLGRMEGTISVSYRGATLTRGLSSLGTVRCAPGVKVHAWASLPSGERSPYIVSSGSFWHIPDIPFPFDDGPQCALAFCDCLHDFLEIPHGEKHYAVIRIEDVNPLTDPEAIIKITDLLSLLHAPFLVPVVPVYRSGDKKNDITLSQKPALIKALQYATRHGGTIVLHGFTHQYRGASTIDCEFWDTEKNRPLIEDSVLYVEERIEQSLDECFRNGIYPLLWETPHLLASSLDYRVIARHFSTASERKIFLDTYHSRQSFPFLIEKDYYGQQVIPEYLGYVPYLVKDGSIDLAGERQYVNAMLDTAKSLKCIRDGCAGFFFHPFMDLSLLRELVLGLQGLGYVFLEVRNLPNAVLSGDKAVVSGSRQVTLTLEGEFLSESFIDPSGTVRKCRRGSEKLFGKVMRKISLPPGWMYVAEGVEGREKATCALLWDEKARGRGQKDQEAFYHSMESLGIKAEKISWQDRMPSRKILIIPYEAAARAPLTKAMELKSFVEKGGVVVTDGFTALSGALGFEKSGKKEVPSLKDVMNQLELFTDGKMETVMPFPGDLPMYVSPDGACVGLVRKMKRGGIVFLSTEYDPAGGRGYNRFPTLVNNILSAFSLAPPVFVPRIEAYFDPGLRQDISIEELAKRWREIGIRAIHVGAWHMYPSYTYDYKRLIDECHRRGITVYAWLELPYLSKDFWERHPEFREKNYKDGDVQNFWRYPLALEDPACRKAVLEELATFFGRYDFDGVNLAELYFENEGEGPSKPETVSPFHRWAREDFSTQYGYDSADIFTECKEHYWKSRPQSLKDFSEYRARLIYKLHGDFISFLDTVRKGKKDFDIVITVVDSLTYPRAVENWGVDAAKIALYMERTPFTLMVEDPYTMWNLGPERYERIKKAYLNKGVPWYRLALNLNVVDFHEKKDGFACPRQTGSELFQMLRAASRKGHRVILYAESTLYPHDTSLLGFVMEAPGKALLLDPEAPGDGFAPRWINGELYGLRNTGKELSLSYEAPATCYVALPEKPGEIVIDGKKQQCPLIEGEKEWILCLPSGTHKAVIRKSPQGACNEHR, from the coding sequence TTGCTCGCATATCGTCGCACCACCCGCGCTCTTTGCATGATCCTCATCATAGGTGCCGCCCTCTTCCTCATGGGTGCAGCGCCCCGCAAGAAGGCTCTCATAATTGTGGAGCGAGGCTCTCCCGGCAGGATATATGGCATCCACCTCGTGAACCTCCTGGGGCACTTCAATGTCCCTTCCGTGCTGCTGGAAGCCGGGAGCTACCGCAAGGGCACCCTTCAAGGCTATCCCCTGGCATTCCTGGTAAACAGCACAGCCGACAAGGCGCTGCCAGAAGCGCTGCTCGACGACTGCGCCTCTTACAGGGGAAAGTTTTTCTGGATTGGCGAGGGGCTCGCCTCTTTCAACTCGCGGGAGGGGGTGAAAAAGATCATTGAGCCTCTGGGCAGAATGGAGGGGACCATCTCGGTCTCGTACAGGGGAGCAACCCTCACCAGAGGACTGTCCTCCCTCGGCACCGTGAGGTGCGCTCCCGGAGTGAAAGTCCATGCCTGGGCTTCCCTTCCCTCCGGCGAGAGAAGCCCTTATATCGTGAGCAGCGGCTCATTCTGGCATATCCCCGATATCCCCTTCCCCTTTGACGATGGGCCGCAGTGCGCCCTTGCCTTCTGTGACTGCCTCCATGACTTCCTGGAAATCCCCCATGGAGAAAAGCACTATGCCGTGATAAGAATAGAGGATGTAAACCCCTTGACCGATCCTGAAGCGATAATAAAAATCACCGATCTCCTCTCGTTGCTCCATGCCCCTTTTCTCGTTCCCGTCGTGCCTGTCTACCGGAGCGGTGATAAAAAAAATGATATCACCCTCTCACAGAAGCCGGCCCTCATAAAGGCCCTCCAATACGCCACCCGCCACGGAGGCACCATTGTCCTCCACGGCTTCACGCACCAGTACAGGGGAGCTTCCACCATCGACTGTGAATTCTGGGACACGGAGAAAAACAGGCCGCTCATCGAAGATTCCGTTCTTTACGTCGAGGAGAGGATTGAGCAGAGCCTCGATGAGTGCTTTCGCAACGGCATCTATCCCCTTCTGTGGGAAACGCCGCATCTACTGGCCTCATCACTTGACTACCGCGTCATTGCCAGGCATTTTTCCACGGCGAGCGAGAGGAAAATCTTCCTTGACACTTACCACTCGCGGCAGTCATTCCCTTTCCTGATAGAAAAGGATTACTACGGGCAGCAGGTGATTCCTGAGTACCTGGGTTATGTCCCTTACCTCGTCAAGGACGGCTCGATAGACCTTGCCGGCGAGCGGCAGTATGTGAATGCCATGCTCGACACGGCAAAGAGCCTCAAGTGCATCCGTGACGGCTGTGCCGGGTTCTTTTTTCACCCCTTCATGGATCTCTCGCTCCTGAGGGAGCTAGTTCTGGGCCTGCAAGGGCTGGGGTACGTCTTCCTGGAGGTGAGGAACCTTCCCAACGCCGTGCTCTCCGGCGACAAGGCCGTGGTCTCGGGGTCACGCCAGGTGACCCTCACTCTCGAGGGGGAATTCCTCTCAGAGTCCTTCATTGACCCTTCCGGTACGGTCCGGAAATGCCGCAGGGGAAGTGAAAAGCTCTTCGGGAAAGTGATGAGGAAAATCTCCCTTCCCCCTGGATGGATGTATGTGGCCGAAGGCGTGGAAGGCAGGGAGAAGGCGACCTGCGCCCTCTTATGGGATGAAAAAGCCCGGGGAAGAGGGCAGAAAGACCAGGAAGCCTTTTATCATTCCATGGAAAGCCTGGGGATAAAGGCCGAAAAGATTTCATGGCAGGACAGGATGCCTTCCCGGAAGATTCTGATAATTCCTTACGAGGCCGCTGCCAGGGCCCCGCTCACGAAGGCCATGGAGCTCAAGTCCTTCGTGGAAAAAGGAGGAGTGGTGGTCACCGACGGCTTCACCGCTCTCTCTGGGGCCCTGGGCTTCGAAAAGAGCGGTAAAAAAGAGGTTCCTTCCCTGAAGGACGTAATGAATCAGCTCGAGCTCTTTACTGACGGGAAAATGGAGACCGTGATGCCTTTCCCGGGTGATCTCCCCATGTATGTATCGCCCGACGGGGCCTGTGTGGGACTTGTCAGGAAAATGAAAAGGGGCGGCATCGTGTTTCTCTCGACGGAGTATGATCCTGCGGGGGGGAGAGGCTACAACCGCTTTCCCACGCTTGTGAACAATATCCTCTCGGCTTTCAGCCTTGCCCCCCCCGTATTTGTGCCCAGAATAGAGGCCTATTTTGACCCGGGCCTCCGCCAGGATATCAGCATCGAAGAGCTGGCGAAAAGGTGGAGAGAGATCGGCATAAGAGCCATCCATGTAGGGGCATGGCACATGTACCCTTCCTATACCTACGATTACAAGCGCCTTATCGATGAATGCCACCGCAGAGGCATCACCGTCTATGCCTGGCTGGAGCTCCCCTATCTTTCCAAGGACTTCTGGGAGAGGCATCCAGAGTTCAGAGAGAAGAATTACAAGGATGGCGACGTGCAGAACTTCTGGCGCTATCCTCTTGCCCTTGAGGATCCTGCCTGCCGCAAGGCGGTCCTCGAGGAGTTGGCCACGTTCTTCGGGCGGTATGACTTCGACGGCGTGAATCTCGCCGAGCTTTACTTTGAAAACGAAGGAGAAGGCCCGAGCAAGCCCGAGACGGTCTCGCCTTTCCACCGGTGGGCCCGCGAAGACTTCAGCACACAGTACGGCTATGACTCAGCAGATATCTTTACGGAATGCAAGGAGCACTATTGGAAAAGCAGGCCCCAGTCCCTCAAGGACTTCTCCGAATACAGGGCCCGGCTCATTTACAAGCTTCACGGCGATTTCATAAGCTTCCTGGATACCGTCAGAAAAGGGAAAAAAGACTTCGACATCGTCATCACCGTCGTGGACAGCCTCACATACCCCCGGGCAGTGGAAAACTGGGGCGTTGACGCGGCAAAAATAGCCTTGTACATGGAGAGGACCCCTTTTACCCTCATGGTGGAAGACCCTTATACCATGTGGAATCTTGGCCCCGAGCGCTATGAGCGTATCAAGAAGGCATACCTGAACAAGGGGGTTCCCTGGTACAGGCTCGCCCTTAACCTTAACGTGGTGGATTTTCACGAAAAGAAGGACGGGTTTGCCTGTCCGCGGCAGACAGGCTCGGAGCTTTTCCAGATGCTGCGAGCTGCGTCACGAAAGGGCCACAGGGTGATCCTCTATGCCGAGTCAACTCTCTATCCCCACGACACTTCCCTCTTAGGGTTCGTGATGGAGGCGCCGGGCAAGGCTCTTCTCCTTGATCCTGAGGCGCCGGGCGACGGCTTTGCACCCCGCTGGATAAACGGGGAGCTTTACGGATTGAGAAATACGGGAAAGGAGCTCTCCCTCTCCTATGAAGCACCGGCCACATGCTATGTGGCACTGCCGGAGAAACCCGGCGAGATAGTCATCGATGGGAAAAAACAGCAATGCCCTCTGATAGAGGGAGAAAAAGAATGGATTCTCTGCCTCCCCTCGGGAACCCATAAAGCAGTCATCAGAAAGAGCCCGCAGGGAGCCTGCAATGAACACCGGTGA
- a CDS encoding polysaccharide deacetylase family protein codes for MNTGEHHFFTGRLLCTVTATLLALSLLLAAPLGAAPKKGALILFDDSKGDVVSRAGAVEVANLLGHFRMPTYIEPVSFYEKGDLAKYSCAFFAGCQKEYSLPAGLLDEILAYNGSFFWIGNHIEQLLARDSEKKLDLCFEGRSDKVNLVEYRGTLLDKPLLPPLNILKQGKKVKVSAWGFSAPGEKHPYILRNGSFWYIADIPFSYVSEGDRYLAFCDTLHDFLGTPHGEKHQAAVRIEDVNPTSDPERIKEIADMLSQEKIPFIISLVPLFIDPDTGHEIPLTNRLRLVRALRYAATRGGSMALHGCTHQYKGKTAIDSEFWDGNRGTPVEEDSTAFVEKRLTRALNECFTCNLYPLLWETPQYVASTVDYGIIARHFSTVMERRMFFNQYSLNQSFPFLIEKDFYGQRIVPEYLGYIPFLTKEGKEDIEGELGHVKELLEIARKMKCLRDGVAGFFFHPFVDSSVLKELVRGLARLGYTFLDVRDLNNTVTFQDKAIVSGRGEVRLTVKGKFLKENFFDENGRLRKEKVTRGKVTATVKRSIACRPRWIYAAEGIDDRPGGRMKGFVTEIAHRFTPRHNGEKRTVKAAMLWNDKVSREALSDQQAFLESLEALGITPRKVSALSSLHDENLVVIPSGSAPQADLQALSKTFFERGGILVLDGMSELSRALCFSRAGKVEVKGVKDVYNGLEFFTAGAMDIVAPREDDKVIYQSIDGFPLGVVRKEKEGGICFLSTLYDPVAGKGYNRFPTLIPIVLDHFSLLPPSAVPRLEAFFDPGFRQNMSVEVLAQRWRRLGIRAIHAAAWHFYPSYKFDYRRLIGVCHKSGIAVYAWLELPYHTPEFWERHRGFREKNYLGRDLKGAWRLPVALEDKTCMDLVKEDLKRLFTDYDFDGVNLAEIYLEGEGPGKPEMMAPFHPSAQKAFKSAWKFDMRELFNDRSPHYWGKNPKSMEAFYQFREDLVTALHRDMLIFLNEIKEKKGDFDIVVTVVDSIKTPVIRNLWGVNARRIIPLMEEYPFTLSVEDPQIMWNRPPDRYRDLCKAYLDAGVPFDRLAMDLNIVDVHTQKDGFACRRQTGAELFSILRNASQGGLRVVAYAESSIPEGDMPFCQYALSAPEGAVFPSPSKDLIEPIKIKWASGDLLMIDERGGEAFIDYMSPTRCYIALNKEPRSIWVDDTRHDEVPLMGTGEYIVALPTGSRKVKIVGEGRISFDVEVISYHEARFIVLFGSAACGILLVLYLYHRVGRRRQGV; via the coding sequence ATGAACACCGGTGAGCATCATTTTTTCACAGGGCGCCTTCTATGCACCGTCACGGCAACGCTGCTCGCCCTTAGCCTGCTTCTGGCAGCCCCCCTTGGCGCAGCCCCTAAAAAGGGAGCCCTCATCCTCTTCGATGACAGCAAGGGAGACGTGGTTTCAAGAGCCGGCGCCGTGGAGGTGGCAAACCTGCTTGGACACTTCAGGATGCCCACGTACATTGAGCCCGTCTCCTTCTATGAAAAAGGCGACCTGGCGAAATATTCCTGCGCCTTTTTCGCGGGATGCCAGAAAGAGTACTCGCTTCCCGCGGGCCTCCTCGATGAGATTCTCGCCTACAATGGCTCATTCTTCTGGATAGGGAACCATATTGAGCAGCTCCTTGCGAGGGACAGCGAGAAAAAGCTCGATCTCTGCTTTGAGGGAAGATCAGACAAGGTGAACCTGGTGGAGTACAGGGGGACGCTGCTTGACAAACCCCTTCTTCCGCCCCTCAATATCCTGAAGCAGGGAAAAAAGGTCAAGGTGAGCGCCTGGGGATTTTCGGCGCCGGGTGAGAAGCACCCCTATATCCTCAGGAACGGGTCGTTCTGGTATATCGCCGATATCCCCTTCTCCTATGTCTCTGAGGGCGACCGCTACCTTGCCTTCTGCGACACACTCCACGACTTCCTGGGCACACCCCACGGGGAAAAGCACCAGGCCGCCGTCCGTATTGAAGATGTGAACCCCACCTCTGATCCCGAGAGGATAAAAGAGATCGCCGACATGCTCTCCCAGGAGAAAATCCCCTTCATTATCTCGCTGGTGCCCCTCTTCATCGATCCCGACACAGGCCATGAGATCCCCCTCACGAACCGCCTGCGCCTTGTGAGAGCCCTCCGCTACGCGGCAACCCGCGGCGGCTCCATGGCGCTCCACGGATGCACCCACCAGTATAAGGGGAAAACAGCCATAGACTCCGAATTCTGGGACGGGAACAGGGGAACGCCCGTGGAGGAGGACTCGACGGCCTTCGTGGAAAAACGCCTTACCCGGGCCCTCAACGAGTGCTTTACCTGCAACCTCTACCCCCTCCTGTGGGAGACGCCCCAGTATGTCGCCTCAACGGTGGACTACGGCATTATCGCCCGGCACTTCTCGACAGTGATGGAGCGGAGAATGTTCTTCAACCAGTATTCCCTCAACCAGTCCTTTCCTTTCCTCATTGAGAAAGACTTCTACGGCCAGCGCATAGTCCCTGAATACCTTGGCTATATTCCCTTCCTCACCAAGGAAGGCAAAGAGGATATTGAAGGCGAGCTCGGTCATGTAAAAGAGCTGCTTGAGATCGCCAGGAAAATGAAATGCCTCCGCGACGGAGTGGCGGGCTTCTTCTTCCACCCCTTTGTCGATTCCTCGGTGCTGAAAGAGCTTGTCAGGGGACTCGCCAGGCTGGGATATACTTTTCTTGATGTGCGGGATCTCAACAACACCGTCACTTTCCAGGACAAGGCCATCGTGTCGGGGCGTGGCGAGGTGCGCCTCACCGTCAAGGGAAAATTCCTCAAGGAGAATTTCTTCGACGAAAACGGGAGGCTCAGGAAAGAGAAAGTCACCAGGGGCAAGGTGACCGCCACGGTGAAAAGGTCCATTGCCTGCCGTCCCCGGTGGATTTATGCGGCGGAAGGCATCGATGACCGGCCGGGGGGAAGGATGAAGGGCTTCGTGACGGAGATTGCGCACCGCTTCACGCCCCGCCACAACGGGGAAAAGAGAACCGTGAAGGCCGCCATGCTCTGGAACGACAAAGTCTCAAGGGAAGCGCTGAGCGATCAGCAGGCATTCCTGGAGTCCCTTGAAGCCCTGGGAATCACTCCCCGTAAAGTGAGCGCCCTCTCATCGCTCCATGACGAGAACCTCGTGGTGATTCCCTCGGGGAGCGCGCCGCAGGCCGATCTCCAGGCCCTTTCCAAGACCTTCTTCGAGAGAGGGGGTATCTTGGTGCTGGACGGGATGAGCGAGCTCTCGCGCGCCCTGTGCTTCTCAAGGGCCGGCAAGGTGGAGGTGAAGGGGGTGAAAGATGTCTACAACGGCCTGGAGTTCTTTACTGCGGGAGCGATGGACATTGTGGCTCCCCGGGAAGATGACAAGGTGATTTACCAGAGCATTGACGGCTTTCCTCTCGGCGTCGTGAGGAAGGAGAAGGAGGGGGGAATATGCTTCCTCTCGACGCTCTATGATCCTGTCGCCGGAAAGGGCTACAACCGCTTCCCCACCCTCATTCCCATCGTCCTCGACCATTTCAGCCTTCTCCCCCCTTCAGCGGTTCCCCGCCTCGAAGCATTTTTTGACCCGGGGTTCAGGCAGAACATGAGCGTGGAAGTGCTTGCCCAGAGGTGGAGAAGGCTGGGGATCCGCGCCATCCACGCGGCAGCATGGCACTTTTACCCTTCGTACAAGTTCGACTACCGCCGCCTCATCGGCGTGTGCCACAAGTCCGGCATTGCCGTTTACGCGTGGCTTGAGCTCCCCTACCATACGCCGGAGTTCTGGGAGCGCCACAGGGGATTCCGGGAAAAGAACTATCTCGGTCGCGATCTGAAGGGGGCCTGGAGGCTTCCTGTGGCTCTTGAGGACAAAACCTGCATGGACCTGGTCAAGGAGGATCTCAAGCGCCTTTTCACTGACTATGACTTCGACGGGGTAAATCTTGCCGAAATCTATCTGGAAGGCGAGGGGCCAGGGAAGCCCGAGATGATGGCGCCTTTCCACCCCTCGGCACAGAAGGCCTTCAAGAGTGCATGGAAATTTGACATGAGGGAGCTTTTCAACGACCGCTCACCCCACTATTGGGGAAAAAACCCGAAATCCATGGAAGCCTTCTACCAGTTCCGCGAGGACCTCGTGACGGCCCTCCACAGGGATATGCTCATTTTTTTAAACGAAATAAAGGAGAAAAAGGGTGACTTTGACATCGTGGTGACTGTCGTGGACAGCATCAAGACCCCTGTGATCAGAAACCTGTGGGGAGTCAATGCCCGGAGGATCATTCCTCTTATGGAGGAGTATCCTTTCACCCTCTCGGTGGAAGATCCGCAGATCATGTGGAACAGGCCTCCCGACCGTTACCGCGACCTGTGCAAGGCTTACCTTGATGCCGGAGTCCCCTTTGACAGGCTCGCCATGGACCTGAACATAGTCGATGTGCATACCCAGAAAGACGGCTTTGCCTGCAGGCGGCAGACAGGCGCAGAGCTCTTCTCGATACTCCGCAACGCATCACAGGGAGGCCTCAGGGTGGTAGCCTATGCCGAATCTTCTATTCCCGAGGGCGACATGCCCTTCTGCCAGTATGCCCTCTCGGCCCCCGAAGGCGCCGTATTTCCTTCGCCCTCAAAAGATCTCATCGAGCCCATCAAGATAAAATGGGCAAGCGGCGACCTCCTCATGATTGACGAGCGGGGAGGGGAGGCGTTCATCGATTACATGAGCCCCACGAGGTGTTATATAGCTCTCAACAAGGAGCCCCGGAGCATCTGGGTCGATGACACAAGGCACGATGAAGTCCCCCTGATGGGGACGGGGGAATACATCGTGGCCCTTCCCACGGGGTCCCGGAAAGTGAAGATTGTCGGCGAGGGCCGTATCTCTTTTGACGTGGAGGTAATCTCCTACCACGAGGCGCGCTTCATTGTCCTGTTTGGCTCTGCTGCCTGCGGGATCCTCCTTGTCCTTTACCTTTACCACCGTGTCGGAAGGAGAAGACAAGGTGTTTGA